The stretch of DNA CTGCTAGTGCCCTCCATAGAGGACTATCTACTATTTCCCCTTTAGAAAAATAATCTAGTTCTTTTCTTATTTTATCTATTTTTGATTGTTTTTCTTCACTATTATTAAAATTATCCACGGAATCATCCGCATATCTACAAAATGTATAAATTGCAAACACTGCTCGAGCTTTCTCTTTTGGTAATTTATTAAAGGCGAAATAAAAGCTTTTTGAATGTTTTTTTATGACTTTCTCACAAAAATTATAATCTTTAATTAGTTGATTATGCATGTACTCCATCCTCTCCATAAACAAGCTCTCTATCATCTTTTAACAATTCTTCAGTAGCAATCTTTGCAGATAATAATACGATAGGGACTCCTGCTCCTGGATGTGTACTACTTCCTGTGAAATATAAATTTTCACAGTTTTTCGCCTTGCTTTGAGGACGTAAATGATTACTCTGACTTAACGTCGGACGTAATCCAAAACACGCTCCATTATAAGCATTAAATTTTGATTCAAAGTCTAGTGGTGTCATGTAGGTTTCGGAGATGACTTCGTCTTTAATACCTTTAAATTCATCAATTTCATCTAATTTTTCAAACACCTTTTCTCGATAATAAGCTATTGTTTCATCTCCCCAACTATACTGTGCCGTTGACAAATCAGAAACCGGAACTAATACATATATTCCATCCTTTCCCTCAGGAGCAAGTGAAGGATCCATTTTCGAACCTATATATGTATAAAAGGCGGGGTCCTCTAATCGTTTTCCTGTAAAAATATCATCCATCGTTTCTTTTAAATTTTCACTGAAAAAGAAATTATGAACATTACTAACTTCATCGTATTTTTTATTCATACCTAGATACATAATGAAGCAGGAACATGAATACTTCATTTTATCAATTTTTTCATCTGTATATTTTCCTTTTGCTTTTATATCTTGTATTAAATTTTTCATTGAATATGGGAAGTCCGCGTTACAAACGACATAATCTGCATTGATTTCAAGGTTTTCTAATTTGATACCTGTTGCTTTCTTTTTTTCTATTATCACTTTTTCAACCGGTGAATTATAATGTATAGTACCACCTAACTCTAGAAACAACTTCTCCATAGATGTTGCCATCGTGTACATTCCACCTTTTATAAACCATACACCGTAAAGCATTTCTATCATGGGAATTATTGTATAAAGGGAAGGTCCATTATAAGGGGAGATACCAATATATAAAGTTTGAAAGCTAATCATTTGTCGTAATCGTTCATCTTTAATATATTTTTTTATGAAATTATCTGCATTTCCCAGCGTTCTTAGTTTTAATCCATTCCACAATGTTTTGGGTGTAAAAAATTGCCAAGGATGTCTAAATGGTCGTTGTATAAAATGATCCTTCGCAATTTGAAAACGTTGATATATTTTATTTAAATAGGTAATAAAACCAGCAGCATCTTTGTCACTAATTGCTTCAATTTCATCAATTAGTTGGATTAAATCAGATGAAATCTGATATCGATCTTCAGGTGTATTACCAAAGAAAACATTATACATTGGATCTATTCGCTCCATCGGGATATAATCATCAGGATTTCTTCCAGTCAATTCAAATACTTCCCGATATAATTCAGGCATCATCACGATACTTGGGCCCAGATCAAATGTAAATCCATCCTTCGTGATTTGATGCATTTTACCGCCTGGCATCGATTCTTTCTCATAAACTTCCACGTTGAATCCAGCATGTTGTAATCGTATAGCGCTCGCTAACCCAGCCACACCAGCTCCGATTACTATTACTTTCTTATTTTTCATAGACATCCTCCAGTAATAAAATAAGTCACTTAATTCTCTTATTACCCCTTTTATAAAATTAGTAACAGTTTATAAATATATCTATATCAAAATTTATTAATTTAATATTCGGTATTGTATACATCTCTTTCTAAATGTTGTTTTGTAAGTACTAAAAAAATAATTAATATTACTTCAAACCCGTTAGTAATTGCTCCACTATCAATAGGAAAAGATACAATACTACCAATTGTCATTAAACTTGCTCCAACAAACAGCCATACCCATTTCTCAGATATCCACAAAAGCACCCCCGACGACAGAAGTATTATGGTAACAAATAAAATCATTAATGGTGGTCCAGAAGCTGTTTCTATAGGTACATAACGTAAAACACTAAATTCCCACTGTGGTTGTAACGTTAAATTTATAAGTTC from Oceanobacillus iheyensis HTE831 encodes:
- a CDS encoding phytoene desaturase family protein, translated to MKNKKVIVIGAGVAGLASAIRLQHAGFNVEVYEKESMPGGKMHQITKDGFTFDLGPSIVMMPELYREVFELTGRNPDDYIPMERIDPMYNVFFGNTPEDRYQISSDLIQLIDEIEAISDKDAAGFITYLNKIYQRFQIAKDHFIQRPFRHPWQFFTPKTLWNGLKLRTLGNADNFIKKYIKDERLRQMISFQTLYIGISPYNGPSLYTIIPMIEMLYGVWFIKGGMYTMATSMEKLFLELGGTIHYNSPVEKVIIEKKKATGIKLENLEINADYVVCNADFPYSMKNLIQDIKAKGKYTDEKIDKMKYSCSCFIMYLGMNKKYDEVSNVHNFFFSENLKETMDDIFTGKRLEDPAFYTYIGSKMDPSLAPEGKDGIYVLVPVSDLSTAQYSWGDETIAYYREKVFEKLDEIDEFKGIKDEVISETYMTPLDFESKFNAYNGACFGLRPTLSQSNHLRPQSKAKNCENLYFTGSSTHPGAGVPIVLLSAKIATEELLKDDRELVYGEDGVHA